One window of Thermocoleostomius sinensis A174 genomic DNA carries:
- the rlmB gene encoding 23S rRNA (guanosine(2251)-2'-O)-methyltransferase RlmB produces the protein MAAKHHSSGSSDRPHRQGDSNQAAKKPFKRAGKSTPKLKFRSADSNPEAANNRRQRPDSRTEKRTLKPIDSSKIKRADTSEPMPASGSRSSHRFRAHSADPSRSRKSPVAPDTESESDLIYGRHSVQAALEGKRNLNRVWIISRLRYDPRFHSLLSAAKAHGTVVDEVEPRRLDQLTQGANHQGIVAQVAPYEYAELGDLIEQAKAATEHPVLIAVDGITDPQNLGAIIRTAEAIGAQGLVIPQRRAVGITSTVVKVAAGALETFPVARVVNLARALEELKSAGFWIYGTAVNASQPVDTVRFDQPLVLVIGAEGEGLSLLTQRCCDVLVSIPLSGNTPSLNASVAAGMVLYEVYRQRRSQTFYLDDMSRGTFQNPAQHSINKL, from the coding sequence ATGGCTGCCAAGCATCATTCCTCTGGCTCATCCGATCGCCCTCATCGTCAGGGTGATTCAAACCAAGCTGCTAAAAAACCGTTTAAGCGAGCGGGGAAATCAACTCCAAAACTCAAATTTCGATCGGCTGATAGCAACCCAGAGGCTGCAAATAACCGTCGGCAACGCCCCGATAGTCGAACTGAAAAGAGAACTTTAAAGCCCATTGATTCTTCCAAAATTAAACGAGCCGACACATCGGAGCCAATGCCCGCGTCAGGCTCTCGATCGTCCCATCGTTTCCGTGCTCATTCTGCCGATCCCAGTCGCTCTAGGAAGTCACCCGTTGCCCCTGATACTGAATCTGAGAGCGATTTGATTTATGGTCGTCACAGTGTTCAAGCGGCTTTAGAAGGCAAACGAAATCTGAATCGCGTTTGGATCATTTCTAGGTTACGCTACGATCCCCGCTTTCATTCACTTTTATCGGCTGCTAAAGCCCATGGGACGGTGGTTGATGAAGTGGAACCTCGACGGCTTGATCAACTGACTCAGGGGGCAAACCACCAGGGAATTGTTGCTCAGGTTGCTCCATATGAATATGCTGAACTTGGGGATCTAATTGAGCAAGCGAAGGCTGCCACCGAGCATCCAGTGCTTATAGCCGTTGACGGAATAACTGACCCACAGAATTTGGGTGCAATTATCCGCACTGCCGAAGCAATTGGCGCTCAGGGATTGGTGATCCCGCAGCGACGAGCGGTTGGAATCACATCGACCGTTGTTAAAGTGGCTGCCGGAGCTTTAGAAACTTTTCCAGTGGCGAGGGTTGTCAACCTGGCGCGAGCACTGGAAGAATTGAAAAGCGCTGGTTTTTGGATCTATGGTACTGCTGTAAACGCCAGTCAACCGGTGGACACGGTTCGATTTGATCAACCACTTGTTCTGGTCATTGGTGCAGAAGGAGAAGGGTTGAGTTTGTTGACACAACGCTGCTGTGATGTTTTAGTCTCTATTCCGCTATCGGGTAACACTCCTAGCTTGAATGCATCCGTGGCAGCCGGAATGGTGCTCTATGAAGTATATCGGCAACGGCGATCGCAAACGTTTTACCTGGATGATATGTCAAGAGGTACTTTTCAAAACCCAGCGCAACACAGTATAAACAAATTGTAA
- a CDS encoding alpha/beta hydrolase has product MLRSSITGMSLILKLSLLFGGLLSTVYLAICGVLYLRQTRMIFFPSPYVEVTPAGLGLDYEELWLPVAADTVNLTSSSSPSSSPSPSLQHLHGWWIPAIAPETGVLLYLHGNGFNIGANLSHAARFHQLGFSVLLMDYRGYGRSEGEFPHEAQVYEDAETMWHYLVETRQISPDRIIVYGHSLGGAIAIDLAARHPQLAGLIVDGSFTSMRHMVALSPMLRFFPIDWLLTQQFNSLEKIRMLQIPILFIHGTADAKVPASMSQTLHEAAPQSQLYLVPDAGHNDVAERAGTTYLETVQQFAQQAIRSDTGIGHRTGR; this is encoded by the coding sequence GTGTTGCGTTCCTCTATCACTGGTATGTCGTTGATTCTCAAACTATCGCTACTGTTCGGTGGGCTACTGTCTACTGTTTACCTCGCCATCTGTGGCGTGCTGTATCTGCGGCAAACACGCATGATCTTTTTTCCGTCGCCCTATGTGGAGGTAACACCGGCCGGACTAGGGCTGGACTATGAAGAACTGTGGCTTCCCGTTGCAGCCGATACCGTAAATCTTACATCTTCATCTTCTCCATCTTCCTCACCGTCCCCATCTCTCCAACATCTACATGGTTGGTGGATTCCGGCGATCGCCCCCGAAACTGGAGTCTTGTTGTACCTGCACGGCAACGGCTTCAACATTGGAGCAAACCTGTCTCATGCAGCCCGGTTTCATCAGCTTGGCTTCTCGGTACTGCTGATGGATTACCGGGGCTATGGTCGCAGCGAAGGTGAGTTTCCCCACGAAGCTCAGGTTTACGAAGATGCCGAAACCATGTGGCACTACTTAGTGGAAACGCGGCAAATCTCACCCGATCGCATTATCGTTTATGGACATTCCCTAGGCGGTGCCATTGCGATTGATCTCGCAGCACGGCATCCGCAATTAGCAGGCTTGATCGTGGATGGCTCTTTCACGTCGATGCGTCACATGGTTGCCCTCTCACCGATGTTGCGGTTTTTTCCAATTGACTGGTTACTCACCCAACAGTTCAATTCCCTAGAAAAGATTAGGATGCTCCAAATACCTATTCTGTTCATTCATGGCACCGCCGATGCAAAAGTACCTGCCAGCATGAGCCAGACTCTCCATGAAGCAGCCCCACAGTCCCAGCTTTACTTAGTGCCGGATGCCGGACATAACGACGTGGCAGAGCGGGCCGGAACAACTTATCTAGAAACCGTCCAGCAATTTGCCCAGCAGGCGATTCGATCGGACACGGGTATTGGTCACAGAACTGGACGCTAA
- the gatA gene encoding Asp-tRNA(Asn)/Glu-tRNA(Gln) amidotransferase subunit GatA, which produces MASIRELHNQLISKERSAVEIAQETLDRIQLLEPKLHSFLCVTADRALEQAQQVDAKIAAGDDIGLLAGIPIGIKDNLCTKGIPTTCASKILENFVPPYESTVTARLATAGAVMVGKTNMDEFAMGSSTESSAFQLTANPWDLERVPGGSSGGSAAAVAAAECTVALGSDTGGSIRQPASFCGVVGLKPTYGLVSRYGLVAFASSLDQIGPFGRSVEDAAILLKAIAGHDPNDATSLNVKIPNYVSSLTPNLMKQRKFRIGIIKEAFGEGLDPVVGKTVMDAVDELQRLGAEITEISCPQFRYGLPAYYIIAPSEASANLARYDGVKYGFRSDETHNLMEMYTKTRAQGFGAEVKRRIMVGTYTLSAGYYDAYYLKAQKVRTLIKQNFEQAFSQVDVLVCPTSPITAFKAGEKTNDPLSMYLTDLLSIPINLAGLPGLSLPCGFDEAGLPIGLQMISNVLQEETLLQAAYAYEQATPWHERSPQLEDTPPSTQTTQSKKTKKSSVKRKKA; this is translated from the coding sequence ATGGCATCCATTCGCGAGTTGCACAATCAACTCATCAGCAAAGAACGGTCTGCGGTTGAAATTGCACAAGAAACGCTCGATCGGATTCAATTACTCGAACCTAAGCTTCATAGTTTTCTGTGCGTGACAGCCGATCGAGCACTGGAGCAGGCCCAACAAGTGGATGCCAAAATTGCTGCTGGTGATGACATCGGTTTGTTGGCCGGGATTCCGATTGGTATTAAAGATAATTTATGTACTAAGGGGATTCCGACGACTTGCGCTTCTAAAATCTTGGAAAATTTTGTGCCGCCCTATGAATCCACTGTCACTGCTCGACTGGCTACCGCCGGAGCCGTGATGGTTGGCAAAACCAATATGGACGAATTTGCCATGGGCAGTTCCACCGAATCTTCTGCGTTTCAGCTAACGGCTAACCCGTGGGATCTAGAACGTGTACCGGGTGGGTCTTCTGGTGGTTCAGCCGCTGCGGTGGCTGCCGCAGAATGTACAGTAGCATTGGGATCAGATACGGGGGGTTCAATTCGACAGCCTGCTTCGTTTTGTGGCGTTGTGGGGCTAAAGCCGACTTATGGACTAGTTTCTCGTTATGGATTAGTGGCGTTTGCCTCATCACTGGATCAAATTGGGCCGTTTGGGCGATCGGTGGAAGATGCCGCCATTTTGTTGAAGGCGATCGCCGGACATGATCCCAACGATGCCACTAGCTTGAACGTCAAGATTCCTAACTATGTCAGCAGCCTCACGCCCAATCTAATGAAACAACGCAAATTTCGCATCGGCATTATTAAGGAGGCATTTGGTGAAGGGTTAGATCCAGTGGTGGGGAAAACCGTGATGGACGCTGTAGATGAGTTACAAAGGCTTGGGGCTGAAATCACCGAAATCTCTTGCCCTCAGTTCCGTTATGGGCTGCCCGCTTATTACATCATTGCTCCTTCCGAAGCGTCGGCCAACTTGGCGCGGTACGACGGCGTCAAGTACGGCTTCCGCAGTGACGAAACTCACAACTTGATGGAGATGTACACGAAAACTCGCGCTCAGGGGTTTGGTGCGGAGGTGAAACGCCGGATCATGGTTGGAACCTATACCCTCTCTGCCGGGTACTACGACGCCTATTACCTCAAAGCGCAGAAAGTGCGGACGTTGATTAAGCAAAACTTCGAGCAGGCATTCTCTCAAGTAGATGTGCTAGTCTGCCCCACTTCACCGATCACGGCCTTTAAGGCAGGAGAAAAAACCAATGATCCCCTTAGTATGTACCTAACCGACTTACTGTCGATCCCGATCAATCTGGCTGGCTTGCCAGGATTGAGCTTGCCCTGTGGATTTGATGAAGCGGGACTGCCGATCGGACTGCAAATGATTAGCAATGTGCTGCAAGAAGAAACCCTGCTGCAAGCAGCTTATGCCTACGAGCAAGCAACCCCGTGGCACGAACGATCGCCGCAGCTAGAAGACACGCCGCCATCCACTCAAACCACTCAGAGCAAAAAAACCAAGAAAAGCTCCGTTAAACGCAAGAAAGCATAA
- the mug gene encoding G/U mismatch-specific DNA glycosylase: MMRKPTNAEIQAAFGRTVPDIIAPHLQVLFCGINPSLYSAAVNHHFARPGNRFWKTLHGAGFTDRLLSPFDDQDLLKFGYGLTNLVDRATAKAGELTSAELVNGHQALVAKVQHYQPRCLAILGISAYRTAFAQPKATMGKQDSAVAGAIVWVLPNPSGLNAHYQLADLQRVYRELRLAVTA; this comes from the coding sequence ATGATGCGTAAGCCCACAAATGCTGAAATTCAGGCGGCCTTTGGGCGCACGGTTCCTGACATCATTGCCCCTCATTTGCAGGTATTGTTCTGTGGCATTAATCCCAGCCTTTACAGCGCTGCCGTCAATCATCACTTTGCGCGTCCAGGTAATCGCTTTTGGAAAACATTGCACGGAGCAGGTTTCACCGATCGCCTCCTCTCTCCGTTCGACGATCAAGACCTGCTGAAATTTGGGTATGGGCTAACCAATCTTGTTGATCGCGCCACCGCCAAAGCCGGCGAATTAACATCGGCGGAACTGGTGAATGGGCATCAAGCACTCGTTGCAAAGGTACAGCACTATCAGCCGCGTTGCCTAGCAATTCTGGGTATCAGCGCCTACCGCACCGCCTTTGCCCAACCAAAAGCGACGATGGGGAAACAAGACAGCGCTGTGGCTGGAGCGATCGTCTGGGTGTTGCCCAATCCCAGCGGCCTGAATGCTCATTACCAACTCGCAGATTTACAGCGAGTTTATCGTGAGTTACGGCTAGCTGTTACCGCATGA
- a CDS encoding MOSC domain-containing protein — translation MPHLSKLLIYPIKSLDGVEVTEATILPGGALAHDREFVLFDPQGRVVNGKRTAKIHTLRSIYELAARTVTLRIQDRDRPAETFHLDADRLALEVWFSDFLGFPVTLQQNLHQGFPDDTDASGPTVVSLGTLETIANWFPDLSLEAVRQRFRTNLEIADVPPFWEDQLFGDVGQQVAFQIGSVTFLGNHPCQRCVVVTRDALTGEAYPNFQKQFVSQRRATLPTWTTPSRFNHFYRLTVNTIVPASEAGKTLCLGDKVSL, via the coding sequence ATGCCCCACCTTTCCAAACTTCTCATCTACCCAATCAAGTCGCTCGATGGGGTGGAAGTCACAGAAGCCACTATTCTGCCAGGAGGCGCGCTGGCCCACGATCGCGAATTTGTCTTGTTTGATCCACAGGGACGGGTAGTGAACGGGAAACGCACTGCAAAAATTCACACGCTGCGATCGATCTATGAGTTGGCTGCCAGAACGGTGACGCTCCGGATTCAAGATCGCGATCGTCCGGCTGAAACCTTTCATTTGGATGCCGATCGGTTAGCTCTCGAAGTTTGGTTCAGCGATTTTTTGGGCTTCCCGGTCACGCTTCAGCAAAATCTGCACCAGGGCTTCCCGGACGATACCGATGCTTCTGGTCCAACGGTGGTGAGTCTGGGTACATTGGAAACGATCGCCAACTGGTTTCCAGACTTAAGCTTAGAAGCAGTCAGACAGCGATTTCGCACGAACTTAGAAATTGCCGATGTACCGCCCTTTTGGGAGGATCAGCTATTCGGTGATGTCGGTCAACAGGTGGCGTTTCAGATTGGTTCGGTGACATTCCTTGGCAATCACCCTTGCCAACGTTGTGTAGTTGTCACCCGCGATGCTTTAACTGGTGAAGCGTACCCCAATTTTCAAAAACAGTTTGTGTCCCAACGGCGAGCCACGTTACCAACTTGGACAACTCCTTCACGATTCAACCATTTTTATCGGCTGACTGTGAATACGATCGTGCCTGCCTCGGAAGCTGGAAAAACGCTGTGCCTGGGAGATAAGGTGAGTCTCTAA
- a CDS encoding DUF1816 domain-containing protein, which translates to MKELWITILESLGLAWWVEVVTESPKCTYYFGPFATAKDAKAAQFGYVEDLELEGAKGIKVEIKRCKPTRLTIVEEEEDESNPFGGISPILSGQL; encoded by the coding sequence ATGAAAGAACTTTGGATCACTATTCTTGAATCCCTTGGGTTGGCCTGGTGGGTTGAGGTTGTCACAGAATCGCCCAAATGTACCTATTATTTCGGGCCCTTTGCCACCGCCAAGGATGCCAAAGCCGCTCAATTTGGGTATGTTGAAGACTTAGAACTAGAAGGTGCAAAGGGGATCAAAGTCGAAATTAAACGCTGTAAGCCAACCCGATTAACAATTGTTGAAGAGGAAGAAGATGAGTCTAACCCATTTGGGGGAATCTCGCCGATTCTTAGTGGACAACTTTAG
- a CDS encoding glycoside hydrolase family 57 protein — MSLGYLALVLHAHLPFVRHPESDYVLEEEWLFEAITETYIPLLTLFEGLKRDGVDFKMTMSLTPPLVSMLRDPLLQERYDQHLAKLQELIEKEIEHNVHHGHLRYLGEFYATEFSKVRETWERYNGDLVAAFKQFLDSNNLEIITCGATHGYFPLMKMYPQAVWAQIQVACEHYEENFGQPPKGIWLPECAYYDGLERMIADAGLRYFLTDGHGILYARPRPRFGTYAPIFTETGVAVFGRDHESSQQVWSSEVGYPGAPEYREFYRDLGWDADYEFIKPYIMPNGQRKNTGIKYHKITGRGLGLSEKEYYDPHWAREKAAEHAGNFMFNRERQVEHLYQIMQRPPIIVSPYDAELFGHWWYEGPWFIDYLFRKTWFDQNTYEMTHLADYLRKHPTQQVCRPAQSSWGFRGFHEYWLNETNAWIYPHLHKAAERMITLSCREAEDELEWRALNQAARELLLAQSSDWAFIMRTGTMVPYAVRRTRSHLQRFNKLWEDINQDKIDAGWLEKVEAIDNIFPNVNYRVYRPLMG, encoded by the coding sequence ATGAGCCTTGGATACCTTGCCCTCGTTCTTCACGCCCATCTGCCCTTTGTTCGGCATCCAGAAAGCGATTATGTATTAGAAGAGGAATGGCTGTTTGAGGCAATCACAGAAACTTACATTCCCTTGCTTACCCTCTTTGAGGGGCTGAAGCGGGATGGGGTTGACTTTAAGATGACCATGAGCCTGACCCCGCCGTTAGTGTCCATGCTGCGCGATCCGCTGTTACAAGAACGGTATGATCAGCATTTAGCCAAGCTTCAAGAACTGATCGAAAAGGAAATTGAACACAACGTTCATCATGGTCACCTCCGTTACTTAGGGGAATTTTATGCCACTGAGTTTAGCAAGGTCAGAGAAACTTGGGAGCGGTATAACGGCGATTTAGTGGCCGCATTCAAGCAATTTTTAGACAGCAACAATTTGGAAATTATTACCTGCGGAGCCACGCATGGATACTTTCCCTTAATGAAAATGTACCCGCAGGCTGTTTGGGCCCAAATCCAAGTTGCTTGTGAACATTATGAAGAAAACTTTGGCCAGCCGCCTAAGGGCATTTGGCTGCCTGAATGTGCTTATTATGACGGACTAGAACGCATGATTGCGGATGCCGGGTTGCGGTATTTTCTCACCGATGGACACGGTATTCTCTATGCGCGACCTCGGCCCCGCTTTGGCACCTATGCCCCTATCTTCACTGAGACAGGGGTCGCAGTGTTTGGTCGCGATCACGAATCATCCCAACAGGTCTGGTCGTCGGAAGTGGGGTATCCAGGTGCACCCGAATATCGAGAGTTTTACCGCGATCTTGGCTGGGATGCTGATTATGAGTTCATCAAGCCCTACATTATGCCCAATGGTCAGCGCAAGAATACAGGCATCAAGTATCACAAAATTACGGGCCGCGGCTTGGGGCTAAGCGAGAAGGAATATTATGATCCGCATTGGGCCCGCGAAAAGGCCGCTGAACATGCGGGTAATTTCATGTTTAACCGCGAGCGGCAGGTGGAGCATCTTTACCAAATCATGCAACGCCCGCCAATCATCGTGTCGCCCTATGATGCCGAACTGTTTGGGCACTGGTGGTATGAAGGGCCGTGGTTCATCGATTACCTATTCCGCAAGACCTGGTTTGATCAAAACACCTATGAGATGACGCATCTGGCTGATTATTTGCGGAAACATCCAACGCAACAGGTCTGCCGACCAGCCCAGTCTAGCTGGGGCTTTCGCGGATTTCATGAATATTGGCTCAACGAAACTAACGCCTGGATCTACCCGCACTTGCACAAAGCAGCCGAGCGCATGATTACTCTTTCCTGTCGGGAGGCAGAAGATGAGCTAGAGTGGCGCGCCCTCAACCAAGCCGCCAGGGAATTGCTGTTGGCTCAATCTTCTGACTGGGCGTTTATTATGCGAACCGGCACAATGGTTCCTTACGCAGTACGCCGCACCCGATCGCACTTACAGCGCTTCAACAAACTTTGGGAAGACATTAACCAGGACAAGATTGATGCTGGTTGGCTAGAAAAAGTCGAAGCGATCGACAATATTTTTCCCAACGTCAATTATCGGGTGTACCGACCGCTGATGGGCTAG
- a CDS encoding ABC transporter ATP-binding protein, whose translation MNDTILDVRNLQVEFQTSECVINAVDTISFQVQRGQTLGIVGESGSGKSVTSLAVMGLIPYPGRVTGGEIWFQSRDTDTQPVDLLRLSKPQMQQYRGGQVAMIFQEPLSSLNPVYTCGFQIIEAIRQHEPTIAPAEARRRAINLLQEVKLLPSDAELQEHCLEQWRKTNPDAVLPDRDLARQIGQHKHAILDRYPHELSGGQIQRVMIAMAICSNPSLLIADEPTTALDVTVQSKILDLLRELRDRRGMSMMFITHDLGIIAEIADWVAVMYKGKIVEYGSVWDIFSNPQHPYTKGLLACRPQPDRPLKYLPTVSDFMSVTTTPDGELVIQEKPLTLEQAFSSHADESIDPTDAVSTHRIGNGSIGQSTQPYGGVANYQADNLAENRLPTELQPTELHQSPSLHSPIHPTQDSNHPVELERSPILTVEDLQVSYPVRGMFGQTQRYIMAVNGVSFEVYPGETLGLVGESGCGKSTLVRTLLRLNKPARGRIVFEGVDVCCLNRHQLRKLRREMQIIFQDPFSSLDPRMTIGEAIMEPLRIHNCGGNRRARLERVSYLLDRVGIDPSCSNRYPHEFSGGQRQRICIARALALNPKFIICDESVSALDVSVQAQVLNLLKELQDEFNLTYIFISHDLSVVKFMSDRIMVMNRGKIEEIGPAERIYREPQQAYTQQLIAAIPTGSLQAIRDRQLQRGFAVS comes from the coding sequence ATGAACGACACCATCCTTGATGTTCGTAACCTCCAGGTAGAATTCCAAACCAGCGAATGTGTGATCAACGCTGTTGACACCATCTCCTTTCAGGTACAACGCGGGCAAACGCTGGGAATTGTAGGCGAGTCTGGCTCGGGTAAATCGGTGACATCGCTGGCGGTGATGGGATTAATTCCCTATCCGGGGCGCGTCACAGGTGGCGAAATTTGGTTTCAATCCCGTGACACAGACACACAGCCTGTTGATTTGCTGCGCTTGTCGAAGCCGCAAATGCAGCAATACCGCGGCGGACAAGTGGCCATGATTTTTCAGGAACCGCTGAGTTCACTGAATCCGGTCTATACCTGTGGCTTCCAGATCATCGAAGCGATTCGTCAACACGAACCGACGATCGCTCCGGCGGAAGCCCGGCGTCGAGCCATCAATTTACTGCAAGAAGTAAAGCTGTTACCCAGCGATGCCGAACTGCAAGAGCACTGTTTGGAACAGTGGCGCAAAACCAATCCCGATGCTGTGTTGCCCGATCGCGACTTGGCCAGACAGATAGGGCAGCACAAACACGCGATTTTGGATCGCTATCCCCACGAGCTATCGGGCGGGCAGATTCAGCGGGTGATGATTGCGATGGCCATTTGCTCGAATCCATCACTGTTGATTGCTGATGAACCGACGACGGCACTGGATGTGACGGTACAGTCCAAAATTTTGGATCTGCTGCGAGAACTGCGCGATCGACGCGGCATGTCCATGATGTTTATTACTCATGATTTGGGGATCATTGCCGAAATTGCCGATTGGGTGGCGGTGATGTATAAGGGCAAAATTGTGGAATACGGCTCGGTTTGGGATATTTTCTCCAATCCTCAACATCCCTATACCAAGGGCTTGCTAGCTTGCCGTCCCCAGCCAGATCGGCCATTGAAGTACCTGCCTACGGTGTCAGATTTTATGTCTGTCACCACCACTCCTGACGGGGAATTGGTCATTCAAGAAAAGCCGTTGACCCTCGAACAAGCCTTCAGTAGCCACGCGGATGAGTCTATTGACCCAACCGATGCTGTGAGCACGCATAGGATTGGCAACGGTTCGATCGGGCAATCTACTCAGCCTTATGGAGGTGTGGCAAACTATCAAGCTGACAATTTAGCGGAAAACCGACTGCCGACAGAACTACAGCCGACAGAACTACATCAGAGTCCTTCTCTGCATTCGCCCATTCATCCGACGCAAGATTCAAACCACCCAGTTGAGCTTGAAAGATCGCCCATTCTTACCGTGGAGGATTTGCAGGTAAGCTACCCGGTGCGCGGCATGTTTGGACAAACCCAACGCTATATTATGGCGGTGAATGGAGTCTCATTTGAGGTTTATCCGGGCGAAACCTTGGGGCTGGTGGGCGAGTCGGGCTGTGGTAAATCGACTTTGGTGCGCACCTTACTACGGCTGAATAAGCCTGCTAGGGGACGAATTGTGTTTGAGGGCGTCGATGTTTGTTGTCTCAACCGCCATCAGTTGCGGAAACTGCGACGCGAAATGCAAATCATCTTTCAAGATCCCTTCAGTTCGCTTGATCCTCGGATGACGATCGGGGAAGCTATTATGGAACCGCTGAGAATTCACAACTGCGGCGGCAATCGCCGGGCACGGCTGGAGCGCGTTTCGTACTTGCTCGATCGGGTGGGCATTGATCCCAGTTGCAGCAATCGCTATCCCCACGAATTTTCTGGTGGGCAACGGCAGCGGATCTGCATTGCCCGGGCCCTGGCGCTTAATCCCAAGTTCATCATTTGCGATGAATCGGTTTCTGCTTTGGATGTGTCGGTGCAGGCGCAGGTATTGAACTTGCTGAAGGAACTACAAGACGAATTCAATCTCACCTACATTTTCATTTCCCATGATCTGAGCGTCGTCAAGTTCATGAGCGATCGAATCATGGTGATGAACCGAGGCAAGATTGAGGAAATTGGTCCGGCCGAGCGTATCTACCGTGAGCCGCAGCAAGCCTATACTCAACAACTGATTGCTGCCATTCCTACAGGTAGTTTGCAAGCTATTCGCGATCGACAATTACAGCGCGGGTTTGCAGTGAGCTAA
- the kefF gene encoding glutathione-regulated potassium-efflux system oxidoreductase KefF, whose protein sequence is MDTPNRILILFAHPALEKSRVNRRLLQAVTGLDSVTIHDLYETYPDFQIQVKDEQNLLLTHDIIVFQHPFYWYSSPALLKEWQDLVLEHGFAYGHEGVALRGKKMLSAITAGGSEQSYCQKGYNRFSVRQLLAPFEQTAHLCGMDYLPPFIVHGTHRLEGTQDIDKHAEDYHRVILALRDNTIRWDRISQCRRLNEDLLQIIQQESAHAT, encoded by the coding sequence ATGGACACTCCGAACCGGATCTTGATTTTGTTTGCTCACCCGGCTTTGGAAAAATCACGGGTCAATCGGCGTTTGCTACAAGCTGTGACTGGGCTAGACTCCGTCACCATTCACGATCTCTACGAAACCTATCCTGATTTTCAAATTCAGGTGAAAGATGAACAGAATCTTTTGCTAACGCACGATATTATTGTGTTCCAACATCCCTTCTACTGGTACAGCAGTCCGGCGTTACTGAAGGAGTGGCAAGATTTGGTACTAGAGCACGGATTTGCCTATGGGCATGAGGGGGTGGCGCTACGCGGCAAGAAAATGCTTTCGGCAATCACCGCCGGTGGCAGTGAACAAAGCTATTGCCAAAAGGGTTATAACCGCTTCAGCGTTCGGCAACTATTGGCCCCGTTCGAGCAAACAGCCCATTTGTGTGGGATGGACTATTTGCCTCCGTTTATCGTGCATGGTACACACAGGCTAGAAGGTACACAGGACATTGACAAGCACGCTGAAGACTACCATCGCGTGATTCTGGCCCTGCGCGATAACACCATCCGTTGGGACAGAATCAGTCAATGTCGTCGCTTGAATGAAGACCTGCTGCAAATTATTCAACAGGAATCTGCCCATGCAACCTGA
- a CDS encoding alpha/beta fold hydrolase, producing MAAVQLAFETKGTGYPIVCLHGHPGSGRCMSVFTNHLSQRFQTIAPDLRGYGQSRTDRPFDMVDHLIDLEALLDRLHLDRCLVLGWSLGGILAMELALRQPDRVSGLILVATAARPRSNHPPVTWEDNLYTGIASILNKLKPGWDWNIDTFGKRSLFRYLIQQHTANAYQHIADEAITAYLQTSPFANQALQRSLQAGYDRLAALTDLRCPALVLAGADDRHITAQSSLETAKALPNGEAYCYNNVAHLFPWEITETVLRDIDRWLESNPKVVH from the coding sequence ATGGCTGCTGTCCAACTGGCTTTTGAAACCAAAGGAACTGGGTACCCAATCGTGTGTCTTCACGGACATCCAGGATCAGGACGCTGTATGTCGGTATTCACTAATCACCTATCGCAGCGCTTTCAGACAATTGCCCCCGATTTACGTGGATATGGGCAAAGCCGCACCGATCGTCCATTTGATATGGTCGATCATTTGATCGATCTAGAAGCTCTGCTCGATCGCCTGCACCTCGATCGCTGTTTAGTATTGGGATGGTCATTGGGGGGAATTTTGGCTATGGAACTGGCGCTGAGGCAACCCGATCGCGTCAGCGGACTAATTTTGGTGGCTACCGCAGCCCGTCCCCGCAGTAACCATCCGCCGGTTACATGGGAAGATAATCTTTACACGGGGATCGCCTCAATTCTCAATAAACTCAAGCCCGGTTGGGATTGGAATATCGATACCTTTGGCAAACGATCGCTGTTTCGATACCTAATTCAACAACATACTGCAAACGCCTATCAGCACATTGCCGATGAGGCTATTACCGCCTACCTTCAAACTTCCCCATTCGCTAACCAAGCTCTACAGAGAAGCCTACAAGCAGGCTACGATCGCCTAGCGGCCCTAACGGACTTGCGCTGTCCTGCCCTTGTCCTTGCCGGAGCCGACGATCGTCATATTACCGCTCAATCCAGTCTGGAAACAGCCAAGGCCCTGCCCAATGGTGAAGCCTATTGCTACAACAACGTAGCCCACTTGTTCCCATGGGAGATCACAGAAACAGTATTGCGTGATATCGATCGATGGTTAGAGAGCAATCCTAAAGTTGTCCACTAA